CATGTGAGCGTAAGGATCGGACAAGTTAAGCATAAAACTCACCTACTAACAAGGTACTAGACACCATAAGGATAATGATAAgatagcatatgtctcacaccatatgacaaGATATCCAAGTCTCACAAGCACAAACCGAACCAAAGCAAACGAGTTTACGAGAGAGAAAAACAAAGCAAATAAGACACACTCACAACTCGGCAAAtcccctaaactctctccccctttggcatcgagacaccaaaaagggAAAAGAGTGCTACAACGGTCACAGGTGATAGCAATGCCGGAGATCCCCATCCTCACAGCTCCGCGTGGTCGCTCGCGCCTCTGTCATCCGTAGCAGCAGCAGGCTGATCGGTCTCTGAATCCGTCCAGGGACAATGCTGAGAGATCCACGCCTCCTCATCAGTGACCTTGTTCTCTGACCCACCGACAACCTCTACTCCAACCTGATGCATAAGGACCTTGTGACGACTGCATGATTTCTTCTCTGACACATGTGCCATATACTGCATGTGAACCTCCATACAGAACAACTTCTTCATCTTCAACTTGAGCTTCTTAGCCCAAGATGGCTCCACTCCAGAGGGCTCATAATCCGACCCATCATCCTCAGCCTCAACATCTCCTGAAGGAGTCTCTGTATCCGGAACAGGAGTGCCCCAGTTCTCCTTCTGTCTCAGTCGAACGATCTCATGAGGGATCAAGTCACCGGTCTCAAACGTGATATCAGGATAAGTGTATGCCCATGCATTCTCAATAAGTAACATCAGGAAGGGGCCATAGATGGGACACTTGTGCTCGGTGATGGCAGAGAGGAGctcagaccacatgacatgagaAACATCCAAAGATTCTCCTGTGTTTACCTCCTTCTCATGCTGACAGAAGAGCAGCATATCCACTAGGTAGGAATGTACCTGATCCAAGTTCCCAATTCGAGGGAAAAGAGTGTGCCTGAAGATGCGATGAAGAATTTCTAGAAAAGTAAACAACTCATAAGTCTTCTTCTTCGTGACGGGATTAATCTTTACCGTGCTATAGGGCCAAAGAGCAAACTTGTGGGTACAAGTGATCTCCTTGTGAGGGCAAAAGCCAACCGGGTTGTCAAGCCCTTGGTCCTCATATCCCAAAAGTTCCATGAAAGCCTTCCATTTGACAGAGAGAAGTTTTCCATTAGTCATCCACGTCATCATTCTTTCCTCATCAGTGCCAAGGTGAACCATGGCATAAAAGTGAGCCACAATGTCAGCATCAAAATCCTTGTTGAACTCCATGACCTTGATGATTTTCAGCTGAGCACACATATCAAGAGCCTCTCCAAAGTAGGCACGGTCCTTCTCCAAATAAGGAATGTCAATGGACCTGACACACACAAACAGGTTCTTCTTTGCTTTGAGCACATCAAAATAAATAGAGAGTTGTTGCTTGCTCGAGAAGGGACGATTGTTTAGAGCAGGATCTTGAGGATGGGAATACGGTTTGTGGCGATGAGCCACACAAAAATCCTTAGTAGACATCTCTGACACGGACTTGTCCTTCGGCTTTGGCTTGCTAGCAACTTGCTTGGTAGTCTGCTTGGGCTGCATCAGTTGAGCACTAGAGGATGCACCAACCTCCTCAGAAGTGAGATAGCGCTTGGACCCTCCAGGACGCTCGGGGTTCTTGTGTTGTCCTTGAAACCCAGAATTTCCATCACCTGGTACCCATAAAAAGCGAGGGAAAGCAGGTGTAAAACATTGCATAAGCCAACAAAAGGAAGCAATATGGATCAAAGGTTGATGCGAGGGAAGAGGAAATTGGCatcccgagcggtagtaccgcctctAGACAGTGGTAGTGCTACCAACAAGTGGCAATACCTCACGAGGTGGAGGTCAACGGCCTGACCACTACCGCTGTTAGATCCGGTACTACCGGGGGTACCAAATTCAAATTTCCTCCTACCAAACTTCAATCCACCTAATCTAGCAGTCTTCTACGCCCTACTCAAGCCTCAATTTGACCAAAAATCAACGAATGCCACAAATATTGTCCTAAAGCCTAGATTCAAATAATAGAACCATAGGCGAGGAAAGCGGAGGCAATACTGGCATCCATTGCAAGAGGAGAAGGCGGGGAACGATCCCACCAGATGGAATCGCAGAAGACGGCACGGAGACGGCGGCCCGGCGATGGCCGTCCGCTGCTTGTTCATCACTGGAGAGAGGAAAAGAAGTGAGAGGGTGAGGTGAATGGGTATGGGGGGTTGAAACTCCCCCTGCCTGACTCATAACCCCCACGCCCCGCctcagagcggtagtaccgctcgtaagagcggtagtaccgcccggtaCTACACAGCGGCAGGATGCCTGGTAGTACCGCTCAAAGTGGCAGTACCGCGGAGCTGGCGGTAGTACCACTTATGTATATAAACGGTACTACCGCCCAGTCCCAGCAGTAGTGTTGTGCAAGCGACAACAAACAATAGCAAGGAGAAAAAGAAAGGGTCTTATGCAATTGAGAGACAAAGAAAAAGAATGACTTGGATTGGAGACACGAAACACCGACAACCGGAGGGAGCTACTCCAAGTGCAAAAGACAAATAAACACGAGAAGCAAACTTGGAGTGACTCAAAGCACAAATAAAGTCCTTAGCGACTAGATAAGATCAAAGAAATCCAAGACACCTCTcaaggagagggcggtggccgaagccacctatgtttgagtcaattggtatggcaccgcgaagatttTAACCGTGGGCCCATAACcaaaactcatctttgaagcacaagtaccataaaaatggctaatgtgaaagacttgatcgatttatgcataatggggggagggagagttcattgagagaacaacactccccctatgtccatgtcTGCATCTAGAACAAGATAGAATGATGAGTGCAGTGGGGGTGCCAAGATTgaagccacattgctcgaatcaatgatatttagctcatgccttaacttgTAGAATCTTGCTTCATCTAGAGGCTTGGTGAAAATATCCGCTAGTTGCTCTTGAGTGTTGATGTAGATGATCTCAATATCTTCACGCTTGATATGATcccgaatgaaatgatgacgaatctcaaTGTGCTTCGTCTTGCTATGTTGCACCGGATTGTGTGagatcttgatagcactttcattgtcacatagaagaggcactttgtcacaagtgACATCGTAATCCtctaaagtttgcctcatccatagcaattgtgcacaacaacttgCGGCAGCCACATACTCGGCCTCGGTGGAGGAATGAGACACACAATTTTGCTTCTtcgaagaccaacttaccaaagagcgaccaaggaattggcaccctccagaAGTTTACTTCCTCTCCACACAATCTCTCGCCCAATCCGAGTCCAAATAACCCATGAGATCAAAGCTTGCTCCTTTGGGGtgccataagccaaagtttggggtatgggccaaatatcgaaagattcgcttgaccgccacatagtggctttccttaggtgcggcttgaaaccatgcacaaattcccacactcaacatgatatccgatctagatgcacaaaggtaaagtaaggatccaatcatggaacggtataccttttgatccaccgcttgaCCATTGGGATCACTGTCAAGCTTGCATTTGGTGGGCATGGGAAATTTGACGGGCTTGACATCAtctagcttgaatctcttgagcatgtcttgcgtatacttggcttggttgatgaatgTTCCTTCTCCCCTTTGCTTGACTTTGAACCCAAGAAAGAACTTCAagtctcccatcatagacatctcaaacttctcggTCATTAGTGCGGCAAACTCATCATTGAAGGATTTGTTTGgagaaccaaatataatatcatcaacatatagttagCATATGGAAAAAAAATCCCCTTTGaccctcttagtaaaaagagtgggatcaatttgcccaatttcaaacccacgatcttgcaacaacttggtaaggtgctcataccacgcatgtggggcttgtttaaggccatagagtgccttattgAGTGTGTATACATGATTGGGGAGCTTGGGATCCTCGAATCCGAgaggttgtttgacatataccaactcattcaaaggaccattaagaaatgcactgttcacatccatttgttgcaacttaaaatCATGATGAGATGCATATGCAAGCAACATGCGAATAGATTCAAGACGTGCAATGGgcgcaaaggtttcaccgtagtcgataccctcgacttgggagtaaccttgtgccaccaatcttgccttgttTCAAACAACCACACCGTtcgcatcttgcttgttcttgaagatccatttggtCCCAATGACATTGTGTTCctccgttggccttggcactaattcCCACACTTGGTTGCTCAAAGTTTTTGAGTTCATcatgcatggcttcaagccaatCCTCATCAACAAGCACCTCAtgtaccttttggggttcaacacacaAAACAAACGTGTGATGCTCACAAAAGTTTGAAAATTGTTTATGAGTAGCTACCCCTTTTCtcaagcttccaagcacattctccaTGACATGTTGTTGACGCTCGATCTTGGAAGCCACCTTGGTGGCACGGCGCTCCAAAAGTTCCTCAATAGGCATTTGAGGATCATCATCTTGTTCATCTTGAGCACCGTCTTgagcttgcccttgatcttgaGAAGCCTCTTGCTCTTCAGCTTGCTCGGTATCATGAACTTGatcttgggcatcacttggtgcaACACCATCATcatgaggttgatcttgcccttgatcttgttcactTGGTTGAGGgtcttcactttgttcttcggaagcgtgtgggtctagtgatggtgatggctccacttgagtagatcattgtccttctccttcggccacaaggggttcctcaatgggtagtaTTTGACCAAtccccattcttcttatggcttgaggaggaatttcatcacctacatcacaaagccactttgctccacttgggagccattattttcatcaaactccatgttacacgtctcctcaatgagtccggtggacttgttgaggacacggtaagcatgagagtttgtagcataaccaacaaatatgccctcttgagctctaggttcgaatttagacaaacgaacacctttcttgagaatgaaacacttacaacagaacacccgaaagtacttgaggttgggcttgttacctgTAAGTATCTCATAAGGAGTCTTATTCAAGCCTTTgtggaggtagagccgattggatgcatgacatgcggtgttgatggcttcggcccaaaagttgtacgAAGATTTGAATCCGCCATCATGGTcattgccgcatccatcaacgtttggttcttcctctccgccacaccattttgttgaggggtatAGGGTGTGGCATATTGGTGCTTGATCCCCTCGTCActgagaaactcatccaaggtgtagttcttgaactcagttccattgtcacttctagTCATCAATATCTTTGCTTCAGgttgacgttgagcttcattAGCAAAGTTGATgatggtttgttgggtctcactcttcctttTGAAGAAGTATagccatgtatatcttgagtactCGTCCACAggcaccaagcaatactttcttccaccaagactatcaaaggatgcaggaccaaagagatccatgtgaaggagctccaagggcctcttcgagtagatgatagtcgAGGGTTGGTGAGCCGTCTCATGTAACTTTCCTTcaatacaagcactgcaagcacgatctttggcaaaactcacatttgttagtccacggatgTGATGCCCTTTGAGGAGAATTAATTTggaaagatctcatattgacatgggctagtcggcgatgccaaagccaacccacatcaactttagccattaggcatgttgcGGTCTTAGTGCGTCGCTCCGAAAAGTTCACCACATAGAGatcgttctcgacatgcccaataaaagctactttaagagtcttgctcctcAAAAGGGCCACGATATCAAGATCAAAGAATGTTGCAAAGCCCATAAGTGCAAGTTGACAAACGGAAAgcaaattgtatgcaagggactcaacaagcatgaccttctcaaTAGATAAATCTTGAGAGATTACcaccttgccaagtcccaataccaTAGATGTTGAAGCACCACCGAATTGGACATGGGTGGCATAGATGGAACTGGATGCacatccaccaccaagtccttgctcccagtcatatgatttgttgatccactatcgagcaaccatgacaccccaccggaagcaaactcctacaagagatcaatgcttggatttaggtacccattttcgaatgggtcctttgatgttagtaataagggtcttaggaacccaaatataCCATTCTATGTACTCATAAtaagaaccaacaaatttggcataaacatgcccatcactagctcGGCACAAAACATAAGaggggttaaagtcgccggctttgttggtaGGGCGGTTTTGCCCTTCTTGGCATTACCACCCAactccttgttcttcttcttctcatgaGTACCCTCACCCGCCTTGATAAAGGTTTCCTTGAGCGGAAGAGGTTGcttggtcttgttcttcttcttcttctttgacttGGGTACAAACCCAAGTCCTTCCTTtcccacaacttccttttgattacCCAAAAGGgcattgaggttcttctcaccttgtatgcaagtCACAAGGCCCTTCTCAAGTTGCTCTTTCAACTTGGCATTTTCCTCCACAGgctgcacatgctcacaacaagggttagtagcatggCCATTATCAGTTAGAATGAAAGGAGGACACATGGAaatctccttggttagcttcacttggagttgatcatgagactccttgagagAAGCAcgaacacccttcaagaccttgtgagccttgtcaagtgtATCAAACTCTTCCTTGAGTCTATCATGGCCAACCCCAAGTTCAACTTTCTCATTTAAGTACACGAGTAAGAACAatagcatgatcaagatctttttGCAATTTAGCATGATCAATCTTGTGTGAATCCTCAAGAGTCAAATGAAGACCTCGCTCTTCCTCTAGAGCAATGGAAAGATCCgcaatctcatcggcatagtcacgactatgcccctccaacTTGGAGATAGTATCCTCATGGGACTTAATGATGTTATTGGcctcaccaagttgttccaagagagcaacaaagtgcttcttggattcaCCCTTGAGCTTACTCACAAACTTGGTAAACTCATTCTCATCAATATTCACCACCTCACTATCATCAACAGAATCTAACAATGAAGGAGTAGTAGTGCTTGTGGTTTTGATGTTTGAAGTTACCTTGTTGATACCTTTGGCCATGAGACGCTTGGCAATGGTGTTCTCGTTGGGGGCGTCGAAGAGCGACACCTTGGAGGGGGAAGATGTGGCAATGGCCACGATTTCCGTTGCCATTCCTTCTCCACTtgtgtcatcatcatcatcatcggagGCGTACTCTTCATGTGCCACCAGGCCCTTTGGAAGTATattcttggtgaagttgttcttgcTTAGGAAAGACTTGGCTTTCCCTTTGCGAATGAgtttgccaccattgtcttccctcttctcataaggacACTCTGCCACAGAGTGACTCATATTGCCGCAATtgtagcaagtcctcactcgttgcttgttctttgagccacttgagttgttcttggtgaagttgggccttgagttcctCTTGTTTCCCCAAAATTGCCTTGAtgcaagagccatgtgctcatgctAAGCATATTTGGTGTTCTCAGGGCaactctcctcttcttcctcctcttcttcttccggaatggccttggccttcaaggcaagAGTGGGTGAGCTTTTCTTTGACTGGACACGAGCAAgagcattgtcggcggtcttgttcatgatgttcatggcaataaactcatccaacacttcacttgggGTTAAGGTGTGGAAATCCGGCCTTTGATGAAtaacggaggacatggccttgttgAATGGCATGatggccttgagaaacttgcgcttgatccaattgtcatctgtatccttgctcccatggtCTTGGAGAGCAACCGCAAGAGTTGTCACCCTCCGGTAGAGATCACGCGGATCCTCATCTGCTAGCATCACGAATTCATCAGCCTCATCGAGGACCACTTCAAAGCTGGACCTTGGATGCTTGAGCTTCCCTTGTACAAAGATATGATGTGTTCCCAACAATCCTTTGCATGAGTGAAGGGACGCAAGTGAGATAGATCTTCGGGAGGAACCGCATCTTGAAGGATGAACAAGGCGGAGTGATTGTATTGATTGTCCGCTTCTTCTCTTGGGGTGAGGTTGTTTGGATCATTCGGGTAGACGCCTTGCTcgatgattctccaaaggtttgTTGAGCTGTGATTCAAATGAGACTTGATGCAAAAAAAACCCAAATAGCAAAAAAAAACCTTAACAAGCTTAGGACGAGGACCAACATGATTAATGCGTGGTGTAGGGGCTGGTCCTCCATAGACCGGGGGAGGGGGAACCGAGGCAAAGGTTCCCGTCCCATTCTTGTCATGAGGGGAAGAAACTTGAGTACCTTTAGCCGCTTCCTTGGCAGAATTGGCCTCTGACTCCGATGTGGTGGGATTAACCACAAGCAATGGATCGGGAGAGGCTTTCAACCCCTCGAGCAATTCTTTAAGCATGAACTTGACTTCGATCGTCATGGACGTCTTAAGTGAAGCCACGGCTTCATTATTTAAGTCATCACGTGTGATCAAAGTCAACTCCATGGCCTCGGGCACTTTCTCCctggtgtcaaccatactcttcgggtGGTGAAACCCTTAAttaagagacgaggctctgataccaattgaaaggatcgatatggttgactagaggggggtgaataggcaactaccaatttttagcttttcttaacaaattaggtttagcaccaagtaggttgtctagatgtgcaactaggtgagcaacctatatgatgctaacaataacaacaacaagaGCAAGCAAGATATACAACACAAGTAaagcttgcacaaagtaaaggtaagaaataaccacaagtggagccggaggagacgaggatgtgttaccgaagttccttccctttgaggggaagtacatCTCTGtagtggtgtggaggcacaatgctccccaagaagccactagggccaccgtattctcctcgcgccctcacacaatgcgagatgccgtgattccactagtggtgcccttgaaggcggcaaccgaacctttacaaacaaggttggggaaATCTCCACAACTtgattggaggctcccaacaccaccacgaagcttcaccataatgaaatgtggctccgaggtgacctcaaccatctagggtgctcaaacacccaagagtaacaaggtCCGCAAGGGATTAGTTGGGGGaccaaatttctcttggtggaagtgtagaccGGGGCCTTCTCAAttaatccctagaaaatcaacaagtttgattggctagggagagagatcgagcGAAAATGAgttttggagcaacaatggagtttGGGAGAGGAAGAGGTAGGTcttcttggagaagaagacccccttatatagtgggggacAAGATCCAACCGTTATTCCCGTGCTCAGCCCGCAacgcgcggtactaccgctcaagggagcggtactactgccTGCTACAGCGGCACTGCCGCTTgccgcagcggtactaccgctgggacagCGCTCAGCGGCTTACGAGAGCACAGGGGAGGGACAGAGGGACAAAAACCACGAGCGGTACTAGCAGCGGTGgtaggcgcggtactaccgctcctactgCCGCTGCTACTACCGCTGCTCGAATGGGTCTAGTTGGGGTTAGCTGTAGTATGCCAGTGGGACCACCGCTGGACTATCGCTGAACCCGACACGAGAAACTCGGGTCCTGAATCGAGGCGGCAGTACAAGCGGTACTGGAGTGGTACTACGGCCTGCCGCTatcggcggtactaccgcttgctctccgcggtactaccgctggctcCATCCTGAGCCACTTCCAACACAACGGAGAATACTCCAGAGAAGCGGGAAAGAACTGGGGGTGCAAAGAAGATGTGTACTGTTGATTCCAGCCAAACCTTTCCGatacggaccccctcttgatagtacggtatATCCTATGACTCAAGTCCACCAAAAATGAAACGAAGGAAAAAAACACCGTCTTCTCTTTTAAACACCGAGGGgaagaaatcgtctcgtgccataTGAAGgaatatctgaaatgctcaatgcacacgattaatccgcaaaagcattgtcatcaatcaccaaaaccattGAGAGAGAAATATGCCCTAATACCCTTCTTTTTCGGATCACCAGTTGTATCATCCGGATCATCGTCCTCGCTATCCTCATCCTCCCCCTCCCCATACAGCTGCTGATCTCCGGTGGCCcaatgttgttgttgttgtgtgcCATCGCCAGTCTGGTGTAGGACTGTTGTGTGGCCTCTGGGTGTAGGACTGCTGCTGCTGGTAGTTGTCGGACTGGGTGGGATCTGAGTCTTCCACCTGTCTGTCCTCATAGGCCCCTCCTCCCTCGCCTCGATCATGGATGATGTCGAGAATCTCCCTGTCAGTGTCGTACCCTGACTCCCATGCTCTAGGCATTGCAGCTAACAGCGTGCGGGCACCCATCTGCTCCTGGACCGCCGTCTGCGCCCGGACGAGCTGCGGTGAAGAATACTCGGAGAAGAGCGGCGCCGCATTAACGTCGACGATGTAAGGCACCGTACCGGCGGGGGCTCCGAGCTGCTTGGCGGCGTAGTAATACGAAGGCTTGTAAGGCTCCGGCCGCGGCGCCGTCTGTACTGTGGGCGTGCCCGTCTGGCGGCGCCCGCCATGGAAGCGACGACCGCCTCGTCCGCCACGACCTCCACGCCCAACGCCACCACCAGGCTCACCGACGGCCAACCGCTTCTTGAGCTTCTCCTCCTTTGCGGCCTTCGCTTTGACGTGGCGAGTTTGCCGTGTCGCCGAGCTGATCTTCCGGACGAGCGTGATGCTCGGATCCTCCGGCACCTCCGCCGGCTCCCTCTCCGACAGGTTCTCCAATGTCGGCGACGACGGAAGAAAGGAGAGGGTGGGAGAAAAGAGCGGGAATTCGGCAGAGAGCGGCGGGGATGAAAGAAGAGAGTGGGGAATTTTGACACGGAAACAATGTGGGATGCTCCAAAAGCGCGAGCTCCGCCTTTCTTTTGGATGGGCCGGGCAGGAGGGGGCAGAGAGCCACGTTTCGCGTGTCCGAACTCTTGCAAAGACCCACCCCCTTTGTTTGTCTTTGGTTTGCGAAAAAAAAACACGTCCGGATCATGTTGGATTGGTTTCGCGGTCTGGATAGCACGGTCCGGACGGATGCGGTAGGCCTGCGGGTCCAGGTTGGAGATGCCCTTAATACTGTATCTACCGATGGATCTGCAAAAAATAAAATGAGAACTCCGACAACCAGCGTGACGTGGGAGGCTCGTGTCTGCAGCTGCGCTTTCACTCAAatcaaaagaagaagaaaaagatacAGCTGCTCAACAAGTTCGTCTTGATAACGGTGCGACACGCGTGCCACGAGCTCCAGCACCGTGCGGAATCGAAGCTCGCGCTAGGCGCTCGTGTCCTGCGCACCTCGCCCGTCCTGACCATGCGTTTTTCTATTCCTTCTCCTCTGGCCGATGCAAACCCCAGGTGGAGGCGGTGGTTGCTTCGCCGAGCGCAGTCGGTAGTTGCCGAGAAGTGGCCAGCACTGGACGGCGGAACTGGGAGTTTCATAGGATACTACTCCTAGCTCCTAGTACCTAGCTTAGCCAGGATTGACTCGCGGGAACGAGTAAGTAGTGGAACCGGTGCTCTGCTAGGCATGGGACGACGCCGGAAGCGCGGACGACAGCAGAATCCTGTAGGCTCCCATTGAAAATGATATCGAGATATTATTATTGGAATGGATCCCCCCTCCCGTCCCACCCACTACTGTGGTTTATCGTGTCATTGAAAAGGTTATCGTGTCTGTCTGCAGTCAATCCACAAGTTCATTCAGACGGCGAGTGTGATTTCAGAATCTACCGTAGTTTTTTGACCGAGCGTCAACTGTCACTGCTcacacctcctagatgcatcgcCTTCTTTTTTTCCTCCTTTGCAACGCGTCAGTATTCCCGCGGAGCAGACGTTGCGATCAGTCATCAGACTGGGCTAACGACCTGTGCTTGGATTTGTTATCGCGGAACTGTCGGTTGTGAAGTCCTGATAATTGCAGCTGCGAGATCTGGAAAGCAAGGGAGAGCGAGAGGAATCTGCCCTCATCAGCGACCACCACGCTGCTGCCCAAAAGAAGACAACTCCCATGAATCTTCTTGTGCCAAAAGAGGCAGCAAGCAACACTTCCGAGTGTCTTTTTTTCTAAGCATGGCAACACTTCGAGTTGGCGCCGTGACGCCACTGGAAGCAGCACATCACACACAAACGAGACGCGAGCACAATTTGCACGAACCACGGGCGGGGTTTGATTTAACGACTTGATTTAAGTACACACACAAAAAAGATGGGCCTGATTAAGACGATGATGACACGACGACAGCGCACACACGCGGATTAAGTAGGTAACCTGCAACTCCGGTACTAATTAAAGATCGCTCCCTAGGCTACAAACGCTCAAATTCAGGCTTGTGCGCTCAGCAAGACAGCGACGAGGCGCCTGCGCACTGCATGGGAGCCGGCTCTACATCAGCAAGCTGCGGATGATTGCCGCCTGCGCGCTGCTCATGTCCGAGGTCGCCAGCAGCTCCGACAGCCTCTCGCTCAGGTCGTCCACCTCCCGGTGCAAGCTCCTGATGTAGGTGCACGTCTCCTGCAGCACCCTTGAAGATGGCACCTGGATTTGGGGAACCAAAGGGAAATTAACGGGTCTGCTGTCAGGTCAAGATCATTATAATGTTAATGATAGCTAATGCAGAAAGTTGAAGCGTCGGA
This genomic window from Aegilops tauschii subsp. strangulata cultivar AL8/78 chromosome 4, Aet v6.0, whole genome shotgun sequence contains:
- the LOC109762787 gene encoding transcription factor ILI6 isoform X2, which produces MSSRRSRSRQSGSSRITDEQISDLVSKLQDLLPEARLRGNDRVPSSRVLQETCTYIRSLHREVDDLSERLSELLATSDMSSAQAAIIRSLLM